Genomic DNA from Peribacillus simplex:
CGGGGAGAACTTTCATGGCAAATATGAATTTATTTCCGTCGATAACATGATCCTGGCCACTAAGGTGATCGTTGGCATTGCATCGCTTTTTGAAGAAAAAGCAATGTAGCTTGATACGAAATGCCTTTATTGAAAAACCCCCGACTCCAAGTCTGGGGGTTTTTCATCCAATATTAAACGCGATTCCAGTGACGGTGCTTGGCAATCGCCTCGATAAAGACAGTACCACTATTTTTATCCGTAACAGCTACAATGCCTGAGGCTGGATCATTGGAACCGATGCCTGCCTTCGATAGGATTTCGGCTCCTTCTTTTCCCGCACCAATTGCTTTGAAATGATTGTAGGCTTCATCAACAAAGTAAATTGGTTCCTTGGATGCCTTTAAAGAATTGACGCTCTCCTGCCCTCCTGGCACATATACAGCATCGAAAAGTACCGAATCGGCTGTCAGGAATGTCTGATTCACCTCGGCCTGCTGTCCTTTAGAACTTGTAATCACTCCACGGTTATGACTGATGATTTCAGCCGTTATCCCTGCCGATTTAAATGATTCCAAAACTTGATTGACCTCTGACCCGTTGAAGCCATTTGCAGCCAAGATTGCCACTTTCCTTGTTGCGGCCGTGTTCACCTTCATTTGCTCCTGGCTTAAAGCTGGAGAAGCCAAATCCATTTTGACCTCACTTTTGTTGGCCGGAGGATTCACGCCCACCCCAATAGCGATCGTTTTAGCCAGCTCTACATCCACATTGCTGAACATCTCGACGATTTGCTGCTGAACGTCCTTACTTTTCACTTTTCCCACTTCAAAGTGGAACGCCTGAATAATATGCTCCTTCTCCACTTCCGTCATGCTATTCCAAAATAATTTAGCCTGGCTGTAATGATCCTTGAAGCTTTCACTGCGTTGTCGGACCTTCCTGCCATCGACTTTTTCCTGGTAATGTGCATAGCCGCCTTCCTCTTCCGAAGCAGGTTCGGGAGAGTTGCCTGCAAGGGAATTTTTGTGGTAGCTGACCTGTCCTGGATTTATTGACATTCGGTGCATGCCATCGCGTTGATTATTATGAACGGGGGCAACCGTCCTATTAATCGGAAGCTCATGGAAATTCGGTCCTCCCAATCGGGATAGCTGGGTATCGGTGTATGAGAATAACCGTCCCTGGAGCAGCGGATCATTTGAAAAATCAATACCCGGTACGACATGCCCCGGATGGAACGCTATCTGTTCCGTCTCTGCAAAAAAGTTATCCGTATTTTGATTCAAAACCATTTTTCCGATTATTTTCACCGGAATCTGTTCTTCCGGCCATAGTTTAGTAGGATCAAGGATATCAAAGTCGAATTTGAATTCATCTTCCTCCTTAATCATTTGCACGCCAAATTCAAATTCAGGATAATTTCCGGTGTCTATCGCTTCCCACAGATCTTGGCGGTGAAAATCAGGATTCTTCCCTGCAATTTTCTGTGCCTCATCCCAGACAAGGGATTTAACTCCAAGTACAGGCTTCCAATGGAATTTAACGAAATGGGCCACGCCTTGTTCATTTACAAAACGGAATGTATGGACACCAAACCCTTCCATCATCCGGAAACTCCTCGGTATGGCCCTATCAGAAAGATGCCACATGATCATATGAGCCGTTTCTTCATTGTTGGCGACGAAGTCCCAAAAAGTATCATGGGCAGACGCAGCCTGAGGTATTTCGTTATGAGGCTCCGGTTTAACCGCATGAATTAAATCCGGGAATTTAATGGCATCCTGGATAAAGAATACCGGAATATTATTTCCGACTAAATCATAGTTTCCTTCCTCAGTATAGAACTTTGTAGAAAATCCCCTAACATCACGTACCGAGTCTGCAGATCCACGGGAACCTGCCACCGTTGAGAAGCGAACGAATACGGGTGTCTTGACTGAAGGGTCTTGAAGAAACTTGGCTTTTGTATATTCGGCCATCGGTTCATATACCTGAAAATATCCATGAGCACCAGATCCACGGGCATGGACAATCCGCTCAGGAATACGCTCATGGTCAAAATGGGTCATTTTTTCCCGGAATTGAAAGTCCTCCATCAAAGTCGGACCACGCGTTCCAGCCTTCAAAGAATGCTCATCCTCAGAAATGCGCAAACCTTGGTTAGTCGTCATCTTTTTCCCATTATCGTCCACTCGATATTGATCCAACTGTCGCTGCTTACTTTGCTCATTGATTCTTCCGTTTTCATTTGCTTTTGCCATCCCACTCATTCCCCTCCATGTCTAAGAATTCAGATTAAATCGTGTTGTATGTACTTAATTGATTCGAAAAAATTGCGTTATCCTTCCTCATATACCACTCTATTTTGTCGGATAAACAGAATTCAAAAAAAGAATCTTCACGGTAGGTAGGTCATTGGGGGATAGGTGGAATGCTTCCCGTCCCCAGTTTTGAAACACTTAAGACGGATCATTAACATATAAAAAAGAAGCGGGAGACCGATATTTCGATCTTCCCGCTTCTTTTCATTCAACACCTTTACTTCTTAAAAGCCTCTGAAACCTTCAAAAGTTTGCCTTTTACTTTCGTATTTTTCATCACTTTCAAGACAAGCGGTCCCTTTTCATTCAATATTTCCACATAAGAAACATTGTCCTGGATCGTAATGATCCCAATGTCCTCTGCATTCACTCCATCAATCTTTGCGATGGTTCCGACAAAATCCACAGCCCTGAGTTTCTTTTTCTTGCCGCCATTAAAATACAACTTCATGATTTGTTTATTCAACTGTTCACTTTTATCTTTTTTGATCTTGGGACGAGCTTCCAGTTTCGCTTCGAATTCCAATTTTTTATTGGAGACTTCCTCTTTTGAAGGAACAGTCATTTTAGGGATTTCAAAACCGATATATCCTTGAATCTCAGCAAGGAATTTGTCTTCGTACGGCGTCATAAAAGTAATGGCTTTTCCTTTTTTACCGGCACGGCCCGTTCTTCCAGTTCGATGTACGTAACTTTCCTTTTCCAATGGCAGGTCATAGTTAATCACATGGGTTATATTGTCGATGTCAATTCCACGCGCAGCAACATCTGTCGCAACCAAATAGCGGAATTCACCTCTTCTGAATTCATTCATCACTGCAAGGCGATCTTCCTGAAGCATGCCGCCGTGTATCATATCACACGGATATTCCAGTTCCAGCAGCTGTTCACATACTTGATCTACCCTATCTTTCGTCCGACAGAAAATGATGCAGCTATCGGGGTTTTCCGTGATGGTGACGTCTCTAAGCAGGGAAAACTTATCATCTTCTTTCACTTCAATAAGAGCATGTTCAATTTTCTCCGTCGTTAAGCCCTTTGCTTTGATTTCAATATCCAAAGGATCTTTCATATATTGCTTGCATAGCTTTTTTATACTCTCAGGTAACGTAGCAGAGAACAGCATGGTTACTCTATCTTTCGGAAGCTCTTTAATAATGGCTTCCACTTGTTCAATGAAGCCCATATTCAGCATTTCATCCGCTTCATCAATAACTAAATGAGTTAAGCGTTCCAAGGCGAGTGTCCCTTTCTCGATATGATCCAGAACACGCCCCGGAGTTCCAACGACTACATGGCTTTTTTGTTTCAATTCCGCTTTTTGCTGTGCGAATGGATGTTTTCCATAAACCGCAGTAGCCTTTATCCTTTTAAATCTGCCTATATTCGTAATATCCTCTTTAACCTGTACAGCAAGCTCGCGTGTCGGTGTTAAAATAAGCGCCTGAGGCTTATTCTCCTCCCAATCGACCATTTCGCAGATCGGTATGCCGAATGAAGCGGTCTTGCCGCTTCCCGTTTGGGATTTAACGACTAGATCCCGCTTTTTCAGCGCCACTGGTATCACTTCACGCTGTACTTCGGTTGGACTTTGATATCCCAAGCTTTCTAATGCCCTTATAATTTCATCGCTTAATGTATAATCAGTAAAACTCAATTCATTCATATGACAGCCTCTTTTGTTGTTTAGTATATTGCTTTATTGTTTCCATAATCGTAATTTCCTTATACAAGGTTCTATTATACGCTATATGCATCGATAAACCTTGTACTAACCAAATTTCAATTGCCTTATTTCAATATAATGAAACGTTCGTCTTCATTAAAACAACGGTCATCAGGATATCATGATCTGAGTTAATCAAAATGGACCCTGCTTCTTTCAATATGCTAAAATATGTATGATATAAAAGCCGAAATAGGGTGTAGTTTCTAAACCGATGTCCAAAAGGAGTGCTGATTTATGATAATCGTAACGAATAGAATCAGAGTCAAAAAAGGGATGGGTGCAGTCATGGCCCCAGGATTTACTGCACCAGGTCCACTTGATACTACGGAAGGCTTCGTAAAAGTTGAAGTATTATTAACGCAGAATTTGTCGGACCACGATGAACTGAGCGTTAATATGTACTGGGAAAACCTTGATAACTTTACTGCTTGGAGAAATAGCGATGCATTCAAAGCTGCACATAAACGGCCTGAACCAGGTTCCGGTGAAGCAAAAAAAGAATCTCCAATTCTAGGCAGCGAGCTTACAACGTATGAAGTCGCCTCGGTAAAGGAAATAGCTAAATAATAAAATCACACAAAAAGAGGCCGCAAAATATGCGGCCTCTTTCTGTGTTTTCTCTTAGTGAATTACTGGGCTTCAGCCTTCTTTATTTGCTTGCTTCTAAGCTGGCCGCAAGCTGCATCAATATCCGTTCCATGTTCTTGGCGGATTTTACAATTTACGCCTCTCTTTTTCAGCGTATCATAAAACGCGAGAACGGACTCTTTTTCACTTCTTTGATATTGACTATGCTCATCTACAGGATTATATGGAATCAGGTTGACATAGAGCCGATGTTTTTTGTCCTCAAGAAGAGTGGCGAGTTGCTCGGCTTCTTCTTGATGGTCATTGACATCTTTCAATAGGATATATTCAATCGTAATTCTCCTATTCGTTTTCTCTAAATAATAATCAAGAGATTTCATCAATTTTTCTATCGGGATACCTCGGTTTATTTTCATGATCTGTGTCCTGAGCTCATTATTCGGCGCATGCAATGAGATGGCCAGATTCACCTGTAATTGGGTATCGGTGAATTCATAAATCTTATTGGCAAGACCGCTCGTCGAAACAGTAATGCGCCTGCCCGCTATAGCAAGGCCCTTATGGTCCATGAGCACCTTCAAAAAGTCCAACATATTTTCAAAGTTATCGAACGGTTCGCCAATACCCATTACAACAACATGGCTTACAACATCCTCTTGTTCCAATTTATCCAGATGAAGTTGAACGTTCATGATTTGTTCCACTATTTCCCCGCTGGATAAATCACGGCTTTTGGCCAATAATCCACTGGCACAGAAACTGCAGCCAATATTGCAACCCACTTGGGTGGTGACGCAAACCGAAATTCCGTATTTATGTCTCATCATGACCGTTTCGATAAGATTTCCATCCTGTAATTTAAACAAAAACTTGATCGTACCATCCGCTGATTCTTGCTTGACGTGCTGAGTCAAAGTCTGGATGACAAAGTGCTCTTCAAGTAATTTTATGCACTCTTTATTTACATCCGTCATTTCAGAGAAACTCGTCACACGTGTTCTATAAAGCCACTCCCAGACTTGGGAAGCTCTGAATTTTTTATGGCCATGGTCCGAAAGCCACGCTGTCAATTGTTCGAATGTTAAACCATAAATGGACTCTTTATTCATTCGTTACCCTCTTTTCATTACATTAAGATTTAATATGTTATCCCATTAACCTTACGGGGAATTCCCCCGTAGTCATTTCATTTATGATAAGGTTCATTTCTATTTATCCGAAAAGCCCGATATATTTGCTCCACCAGAACCAGTTTCATTAATTGATGCGGAAAGGTCATTTTCGAGAAGGAAAGGGCATAATCGCTTCTTGATAACACCTCGGTGCCAAGCCCAAGCGATCCGCCGATAATAAAGGCAATTTTGCTCTTTCCATAGGTGGCGAGCTGATCCATATGAGTGGCCAGCTGCTCTGAAGTAAGCTGTTTTCCATTGATTTCAAGCGTTATTACGTAGGTGTCAGGGCTGACTTTCGCCAGGATTCGTTCACCCTCCTTTTGCTTTACAATGTCCATGTCCGCTGCACTCAGGTTCTCCGGGGCTTTTTCATCCGGTACTTCGACAAGTTCTATATTAGCATAGGCGCTTAACCTTTTAGTATATTCAGCAATTCCTTGCTTTAAGTATTTTTCCTTTAGCTTGCCAACAGTAATAATCGTTATTTTCATATATATCCTCTAGCTTTCATTATGTTTTTACTATCAATTGTTGGATTTGCCTACCTATTATCATACCTTACA
This window encodes:
- a CDS encoding heme oxygenase; translation: MIIVTNRIRVKKGMGAVMAPGFTAPGPLDTTEGFVKVEVLLTQNLSDHDELSVNMYWENLDNFTAWRNSDAFKAAHKRPEPGSGEAKKESPILGSELTTYEVASVKEIAK
- a CDS encoding DEAD/DEAH box helicase; the encoded protein is MNELSFTDYTLSDEIIRALESLGYQSPTEVQREVIPVALKKRDLVVKSQTGSGKTASFGIPICEMVDWEENKPQALILTPTRELAVQVKEDITNIGRFKRIKATAVYGKHPFAQQKAELKQKSHVVVGTPGRVLDHIEKGTLALERLTHLVIDEADEMLNMGFIEQVEAIIKELPKDRVTMLFSATLPESIKKLCKQYMKDPLDIEIKAKGLTTEKIEHALIEVKEDDKFSLLRDVTITENPDSCIIFCRTKDRVDQVCEQLLELEYPCDMIHGGMLQEDRLAVMNEFRRGEFRYLVATDVAARGIDIDNITHVINYDLPLEKESYVHRTGRTGRAGKKGKAITFMTPYEDKFLAEIQGYIGFEIPKMTVPSKEEVSNKKLEFEAKLEARPKIKKDKSEQLNKQIMKLYFNGGKKKKLRAVDFVGTIAKIDGVNAEDIGIITIQDNVSYVEILNEKGPLVLKVMKNTKVKGKLLKVSEAFKK
- a CDS encoding catalase yields the protein MAKANENGRINEQSKQRQLDQYRVDDNGKKMTTNQGLRISEDEHSLKAGTRGPTLMEDFQFREKMTHFDHERIPERIVHARGSGAHGYFQVYEPMAEYTKAKFLQDPSVKTPVFVRFSTVAGSRGSADSVRDVRGFSTKFYTEEGNYDLVGNNIPVFFIQDAIKFPDLIHAVKPEPHNEIPQAASAHDTFWDFVANNEETAHMIMWHLSDRAIPRSFRMMEGFGVHTFRFVNEQGVAHFVKFHWKPVLGVKSLVWDEAQKIAGKNPDFHRQDLWEAIDTGNYPEFEFGVQMIKEEDEFKFDFDILDPTKLWPEEQIPVKIIGKMVLNQNTDNFFAETEQIAFHPGHVVPGIDFSNDPLLQGRLFSYTDTQLSRLGGPNFHELPINRTVAPVHNNQRDGMHRMSINPGQVSYHKNSLAGNSPEPASEEEGGYAHYQEKVDGRKVRQRSESFKDHYSQAKLFWNSMTEVEKEHIIQAFHFEVGKVKSKDVQQQIVEMFSNVDVELAKTIAIGVGVNPPANKSEVKMDLASPALSQEQMKVNTAATRKVAILAANGFNGSEVNQVLESFKSAGITAEIISHNRGVITSSKGQQAEVNQTFLTADSVLFDAVYVPGGQESVNSLKASKEPIYFVDEAYNHFKAIGAGKEGAEILSKAGIGSNDPASGIVAVTDKNSGTVFIEAIAKHRHWNRV
- the rlmN gene encoding 23S rRNA (adenine(2503)-C(2))-methyltransferase RlmN, with protein sequence MNKESIYGLTFEQLTAWLSDHGHKKFRASQVWEWLYRTRVTSFSEMTDVNKECIKLLEEHFVIQTLTQHVKQESADGTIKFLFKLQDGNLIETVMMRHKYGISVCVTTQVGCNIGCSFCASGLLAKSRDLSSGEIVEQIMNVQLHLDKLEQEDVVSHVVVMGIGEPFDNFENMLDFLKVLMDHKGLAIAGRRITVSTSGLANKIYEFTDTQLQVNLAISLHAPNNELRTQIMKINRGIPIEKLMKSLDYYLEKTNRRITIEYILLKDVNDHQEEAEQLATLLEDKKHRLYVNLIPYNPVDEHSQYQRSEKESVLAFYDTLKKRGVNCKIRQEHGTDIDAACGQLRSKQIKKAEAQ
- the rlmH gene encoding 23S rRNA (pseudouridine(1915)-N(3))-methyltransferase RlmH; its protein translation is MKITIITVGKLKEKYLKQGIAEYTKRLSAYANIELVEVPDEKAPENLSAADMDIVKQKEGERILAKVSPDTYVITLEINGKQLTSEQLATHMDQLATYGKSKIAFIIGGSLGLGTEVLSRSDYALSFSKMTFPHQLMKLVLVEQIYRAFRINRNEPYHK